The following are from one region of the Carassius auratus strain Wakin chromosome 43, ASM336829v1, whole genome shotgun sequence genome:
- the LOC113061606 gene encoding lysM and putative peptidoglycan-binding domain-containing protein 4: MRRGDPLPRAFQAPVDVHASADGQVYMFGYRREEESSEDEELNVMELRPRSRELYSQERERVEEILLLERDISHEDNLNKLALQYGCKVADIKRVNNLFQEQDMYALKSIRIPVKKHGLLTKAISELKNPQQRTCNDVASSNSAEANISGTPQVQEYTNYLKEVDSDIERLIQSTVPSEDVLSSDSWISRQQGWKSRYLGSYGADWGIQWWNAVIAMLLIGIVLPIFYVVYFKTQHNSVSVVYNIVGNITGNFNTSKSKG, from the exons ATGAGACGAGGGGATCCTCTCCCTCGAGCCTTTCAGGCTCCTGTGGATGTACATGCCAGTGCGGATGGCCAAGTGTACATGTTCGGATACAGACGAGAAGAAGAGTCATCTGAGGATGAGGAACTCAATGTCATGGAGCTACGGCCGCGGAGCAGAGAGTTGTACTcacaggagagagaaagagtggagGAAATACTCTTGTTGGAACGGGACATCTCACATGAGGACAATCTCAACAAACTGGCCCTGCAATACGGATGCAAG GTGGCTGACATAAAAAGGGTAAACAACCTTTTTCAAGAGCAGGACATGTATGCACTGAAGTCAATCAGAATCCCTGTAAAGAAGCATGGCTTGCTAACCAAGGCCATCTCTGAGCTCAAGAACCCCCAGCAAAGAACCTGCAATGACGTAGCGTCATCAAACAGTGCCGAAGCAAACATCTCGGGAACACCTCAGGTGCAGGAGTACACCAATTACCTTAAAGAGGTGGACAGTGACATTGAGCGTCTGATCCAAAGCACAGTCCCCTCAGAAGACGTCCTTTCCAGTGATTCCTGGATATCCAGGCAACAGGGGTGGAAAAGCCGGTATTTGGGCAGCTATGGTGCAGACTGGGGGATCCAGTGGTGGAATGCTGTAATTGCAATGTTACTCATTGGCATTGTCCTGCCAATATTCTATGTGGTATATTTTAAAACTCAACATAATAGTGTATCAGTAGTGTACAATATAGTAGGCAACATCACGGGTAACTTCAATACCTCAAAGAGTAAGGGGTGA